A segment of the Streptomyces sp. NBC_00178 genome:
GGCGGATGACGCCGCGCCTCTTCATGTCGTTCCCCTGCGCGAGAACGGTGTCGTGTGTTCGAGAAGTGATGGTGGGCGTCTGTTACCCGGCGGCCGTGGACCGGGAGGATGACGCGCTGGCGGGTGGGCCGGTTGTGCGCCGGGGTGGGTAAGCGGTTGTTGTCGATCATCTGGGCTTGGGTGCACCGGGCAATCAATGTTGGGTTCATGCCCGCTGGCGTTGTTTGGTTGATGCAGGCGACTGTTACTGAAATGTCCGCACTCGGTTACTGGCCTCAGGTCAGCGTCCCGCCACCCCGGTGAAGCCCGCACAGTGTGTGTTCTCGGCCCACGACGGGCCGGGTACCCGTACCGCCCCGGGCCCCTTGAACTGGGTCGTGGGCATTGTGATTGAGGGGACGTCACCTATGTCTGCTTCTTCGACCGCCCGCCGCACAGCCGCGACCGTCCTTGCGGCTGGTGCGATCGTCTCGGCGATCGCCCTGCCGGCCTCCGCGCACGACAGCGACCGCCACCGCCCCGCCCCGCGTGTGGTGATCAGCGACGTGCAGGCCGACAGCCCGGGCCGTGACGACCGCAGCAACCGGTCCCTGAACGCCGAATGGGTTCAGATCACCAACCAGACCCGCCGCGCCGTCAACCTCGATGGCTGGACCCTGCGCGACGCGGACGGACACCGCTACCAGTTCGACAACGTCCGCCTCGCCGGCCGCGCCACCGTCCGGATCCACACCGGCATCGGCCGCGACACCCGCACCGACCTCTTCCAGGACCGCCGCGCCTACGTCTGGGACAACAACGGAGACACCGCCACCCTGCGCGACGCCCGCGGCCGCACCGTCGACACCGACTCCTGGGGCCGCAACCACCACCGCCGCTAACCCCACCCGCGGGAACGCGGATCCTGCCCCCCTGACCGCCGTGCCCCAGGTGGGGTGAGGGCAGGGAGCATCCCTTTGTGGCTGCCTTGCCCTCCACCCTCCGTGATGCCCGCACCCGAACGGTGCGGGCATCACGACGTTCCAGCTCTTGTGGCCGGCGGCGGGATTGGCGGGCCCTGTGTGGTCGGGTGTTGCGTACGTGGAAGGGAAGGCGACTGCTCCGGGCTCACACTGTGGAGCGGGTCTGCGGAGGTCAGTGCTGCTGGTGGCCGTGGCATGATCCGGGCCCATGGAGCAGCTTTTGTACGCGGCGGCGTGGCTGGCTCGGTGGTCCGACGACGTCACGGACGCGCTGAGCTCCGTGGTCTCGACGTTCGAGGAGCGGTACGGCTATGAGCCGGGCGCGAACGAAGTCCGGGCCGCCGGCCGGAAGGATCCCGCTACCCGTGACGCTGGCCGGGAGCTCCAGGGATTCGAGGATCTGCTGGCGTTCTACGAGGTGATCGAGGAGGTCGTCCTGCCGGACGTGGGCAACGGGTTCTTCCTCCACTCGGCGGAGGATGTCCTGCGCCGGCTCGCGGAGGAAGGCCCGGTCTACGTTGCGGGAGCGGGCGACGCTCACGGGATCGTGATCGCTTCGAATGGAGGCGGCATCCTCTACGTCGCCGACCGGGGTGGCGCGATCCACCGGTCACGGATCGCGTCTCTTGACGATGCGGACCTCGACAAGGTCGCCGACAGCCTGCCGCAGTTCCTCGACCACGTCCGCCGTAGTGTCATCCGCTTCGTCGAAACAGACGAGCCCGGCGACCTGTAGCGTTCCCAGGCCGTCGGCAGTCGGCCGTCGTCACAGGGGTCCTGGCTTCAGACTCTGCGCGCGGACCACAGACTCGATGTGGGGATGACCGGCACACATGACCACCTGTCATGAACCGTGTGGCGCTGCCACCATGAGCGGGTACCACCCCTCACCCCACCAGGGAGTCTGCTCGTGAACCGTCGCCGCGTCCTGCCGGTCGCCACCGTCCTGCTCGCCGTGTCGCTGGCCGGGTGCAACCCGCAGGCCGCGGACACCGGGGACGCGAAACCCTCTGCGGTGACTGGCTCGCCGGCACCGTCCGGCGCGGCAGGCGGTCCCGCGGAAGGGGCCCTCTCGCTCAGGGACGCGATCGGGAAGATTTCGGCCGGGGTGGAGAAGCGGGAGGGCTACGAGCGTGACAGCTTCAAGCACTGGGTCGACGAGGACGATGACGGCTGCCCCACCCGCGCCGAGGTCCTGATCGAGGAGGCGACCAAGAAGCCGGAGCAGGGGGAGCGGTGCGCGCTCACGGGCGGGGTGTGGATGTCGTACTACGACGAGGTTGAGGTCACCGACGCCCGGAAGCTGGACATCGACCACATGGTTCCGCTCGCCGAGGCCTGGGACAGCGGCGCCTACGACTGGACCGCTCAGCGCCGTCAGGCTTATGCCAATGACCTCGGTGCCGATCGGTCGCTGGTCGCGGTCACTGCGAGGACCAACCGGTCCAAGGCCGACAAGGACCCCGCCACCTGGCTCCCGCCGGCCGAGACGGCCCACTGCACCTACGGCGCCGACTGGACCGCGACCAAACTTCGCTGGGGCCTGACCGCGGACGACACGGAACGTGCCGCACTGCTCAAGCTCGCCGGGGCCTGCCCTGACACCACCGTGCAGTTCGAACCCGCCCAGTAGAGCCACCTCGTCCCACCGCCCTGCTTCACTCCGACGATCACAGCCGGCCTGGCGCGGGCCTACGTGGTGGCAGGCATTGGATGCCATCCGGCCGGATCTCGCGACCGGAGACCTGGGGCCATCCGGCATGACGTGGATCGTCCTGTCCCCTGGGCAAGCCGGCCTGCGCGTAGGGCTTGCCCAGGTTGAGCCGTGCTTGCCCAGGCCGCCGTGTGGCGGGCCATCGGTCACGGTGACGACCGGTGCGTGCAACTGTCGTCGGTCACCATGACCGGTCTGTGCAACTGTGGCCGACGGTGGCTGGTGAGCGG
Coding sequences within it:
- a CDS encoding HNH endonuclease family protein is translated as MNRRRVLPVATVLLAVSLAGCNPQAADTGDAKPSAVTGSPAPSGAAGGPAEGALSLRDAIGKISAGVEKREGYERDSFKHWVDEDDDGCPTRAEVLIEEATKKPEQGERCALTGGVWMSYYDEVEVTDARKLDIDHMVPLAEAWDSGAYDWTAQRRQAYANDLGADRSLVAVTARTNRSKADKDPATWLPPAETAHCTYGADWTATKLRWGLTADDTERAALLKLAGACPDTTVQFEPAQ
- a CDS encoding lamin tail domain-containing protein — its product is MSASSTARRTAATVLAAGAIVSAIALPASAHDSDRHRPAPRVVISDVQADSPGRDDRSNRSLNAEWVQITNQTRRAVNLDGWTLRDADGHRYQFDNVRLAGRATVRIHTGIGRDTRTDLFQDRRAYVWDNNGDTATLRDARGRTVDTDSWGRNHHRR